Proteins from one Telopea speciosissima isolate NSW1024214 ecotype Mountain lineage chromosome 1, Tspe_v1, whole genome shotgun sequence genomic window:
- the LOC122665367 gene encoding BTB/POZ domain-containing protein At4g08455, protein MSESEIDTETETDRMRCISCREEYLAIDAGTCKECYEEASETEEELKREIEDLKAKVAFLSFWSPVDNHSPSGFTDIVLIASDDDCGHGSPAAVRAHKAVLVSRSPVFKAMLENEMEESRSGTIKISDVSYDVLSSFVHYLYTAEASLDEQMACDLLVLAEKYQVKHLKAFCEKFMTSKLNLSNAVVSFAFAHQHNARHLMEAALSLIIDNMDKVTKGEEYMELVEKDPRLVVEIFEAYLAKQANTAATKDSSMQC, encoded by the exons ATGTCGGAATCTGAAATCGATACCGAAACCGAGACAGATAGGATGCGATGCATCTCATGTCGAGAGGAGTACCTGGCCATCGATGCTGGCACCTGCAAAGAGTGTTACGAGGAAGCCAGCGAGACGGAGGAAGAGCTCAAGCGAGAGATCGAAGACCTCAAAGCCAAGGTTGCTTTTCTCAGTTTCTGGTCTCCCGTCGATAACCACAGCCCCTCCGGTTTCACTGATATAGTTCTCATTGCTTCAGACGATGATTGTGGCCATGGATCCCCTGCTGCTGTCCGGGCCCATAAAGCCGTTCTA GTGAGTAGGTCTCCTGTGTTTAAAGCAATGCTGGAGAATGAGATGGAGGAGAGCAGGAGTGGCACAATCAAGATCAGTGATGTGTCCTATGATGTCCTGAGCTCCTTTGTTCATTACTTATACACCGCAGAAGCATCCCTTGATGAGCAAATGGCCTGTGATCTCTTGGTGTTGGCAGAGAAATACCAAGTCAAGCATCTCAAGGCCTTCTGTGAGAAGTTCATGACATCAAAATTGAATTTGTCTAATGCAGTTGTTAGCTTTGCGTTTGCTCACCAGCACAATGCCAGGCACCTGATGGAAGCGGCTCTCTCCTTGATAATAGACAACATGGACAAGGTAACAAAAGGAGAAGAGTATATGGAACTTGTGGAAAAGGATCCCCGTCTCGTGGTAGAAATCTTTGAAGCCTATCTTGCCAAGCAGGCCAACACTGCTGCCACCAAAGATTCTTCCATGCAATGTTAG